TGAATGATGGGTCGTCActggtctgttacttgaactctgtgaagcatttatttgggctgcaatctgagtatGGTAactgatgaacttatcctctgcagcagaggtaactctgggtcttcctgtcctgtggcggttctcagaagagccagtttcatcatagcgtttttgcaactgcacttgaagaaactttcaaagtatttgacattttctgtattgactgaccttcatgtcttaaagtaatgatggactgtcgtttctcttcgcttattcgagctgttcttgccataatatggacttggtcttttaccaaatagggctatcctctgtataccacccctactttgtcacaacacaactgattggctcaaacacattaagaaggaaagaaattccacaaattaacttttaacaaggtacacctgttaattgaaatgcattccaggtgactacctcatgaagatggttgagagaatgccaagagtttgcaaagctgtcatcgaggcaaagggtggctactttgaataatctcaaatctcaaatatattttgatttgtttaacactttactacgtgtttccatatgtgttatttcatagttttgatgtcttcactattattccacaatatagaaaatagtacaaataaagaaaaacccttgaatgagtaggtgtgtccaaacttttgactggtacttggaAAAGGGTGCAGAATTGGAACAATTTAAAATGAAATGTACTGCCCCCTACCTGTGTAGAGAGGACTAGTCTCCATGATCTTGGGGCGTTGACAAATTTCAAAGTAAAGTAAggaaattcaattaaattcaaaggtTTTTTTTTCTCTGTGGGGATGTGTTTTTTCATGTTCAGAAACATCTGTCCTTCCCTTGAGATATTTTGCTCTTTCTGCATGGAAACATGCCCCAGGGGAAAACGTCCTTGAGCGGCGTTCCAGAAATATGGTCCCAGATTTGTGGATTGCAGCATCATGATGCTATTTGTTAAGTTACTACTTGGTCTGAAAAAAGCACACAGGAAAACTATCATTTACTGCTGACTGTGTGGAAGAAATATGACATGGAGGTTTTCTGTGTTGTCTTTGAGGACATTTTTCTGTGTTTCTATGACATCATTGATCAGGCTTGACAGATGTTTGACAGTTACAATTTCCACTTTCTGTGTAAAGACATTTGACAGAAAAACATCAAATTATCTCAGTAAGAGAAAGCACAATATCTTAGACGGACACTACTCTAGATGTAGCAATGCtcagtcacactttatttggatagtccaaaAAGTCCATCTGTACAGATGGtcatttttagattttttttatttaactaggaaagtcagttaaggacaaattcttatttacaatgacggcctttcccggccaaaccctaacccggacaacactgggccaattgtgcgccgccctatgggtctcccaatcacggcctgttgtgatacagcctggaatcaaaccagggtctgtagtgacgcctctagcattgacatgcggtgccttagacagctgcgccactcgggagccctaaacatactatcaacaaactatctgttgattaGCAACTGCTTCATATGGTTAGggctaggtttagaataagggttagggtaaaggctaaggttacggttagggtaaGTGTTAGGTTTAGGGCTAGGATAAGGTTGTGGTTAGTAGATGGTTAGTTGAAGTGTTACTGATAGCTTGTAGACCGTCTGTAGAgcgtctacagatggactatccaaagaAAGCGTTACCCATCCAACCAACATATCACCCACACATTAAACGAGAGAGAACGACCGAGTGCTTCTGTttggctgggtcttccttttacGACATTCCTGAACCGGCACAAGCAGGTTTTTCCTCCAGGGAGGAATGTTTGTTCTCTGGGCCTGTGGGGAGACTCCTGCTTTCACTGCTCCCGATTCTCTTCCCGCTTCTTCTACCCACTGCTTCCCGAGACTCAGAGAGACATCTGGGACTGAGACGGAGACCATGGCTTTCCACACCCTCTGTCTGCAGGCTCTACTGCTAACTGCCTTCCTCTCCTACTGCGCTCACTCAGGTAAAACCCTTCCGTCACTCACATCCATATTGTACATTTGTGATTGAGTGCACTCACTGACCCATCACATGAATACTGTAAATTTGCAGGTTGATGCATTCAAATGTCATAGTATGTTGCCACGTGACAAAATTGTTACGTAGAATAGAGATTTGGAAAAGGGTGCCTGCACGCCTGTCTCGATATATTTTCCCATCTCACTCTTTTTAGAAATTGCTGAGATCGGCCGAGACAGGATTTCTTTCTTCTTCTTGAGGACAAGTGTGACATCTGATTTTGAAAGAGTTCCGTGGCTATTCTATCCGCCTTGTAGCCACCATCTTGGATGCTCTGTAGGAAGCTTTGATTTTTGAAGCTCACAGGGAGGAAGAATAATggctaaaagagagagagggagaaaaaaggaGAGGTAAACCAAGAGAATAGCGAGAGGGAGAGTAaaaaaaagggggagagagagatggatggaagtATTTGTGTGTGGAGGACAAAAGGAGGTCAAACCAAACCACAGCTCCTGGAGGGAGGATTTCACACCCTCGTGTCACATTGTTTGTCCGCGAATATCACCctcctactgtctactgtctactgtctgctaGCTAGAGGAAGAAGGTCGCCGCTCACTGCCTCTAACCGGCCATCGAATATCAAACCAGACCCCACTGCATTTAAAGAACTACATTTACACAACAAGTCCATTACCCTTTACACTTGTGGGAAtgggcctatatggatagggctacattgaaatgtttcttacagaataaatatgaaaagcatatgcataaccatggtaacaACTGAATTGGAACAGTTTGAAGATAATGGGAACACGATTAGACCAAAGTTGGGcacacctgacacaagactgaatccaaacattacactgttgattttatgtccATTTTACTGTACTTTTCCCCATATTTGTTGaaaacgaaatctgaaaatactctggatatacTCTGACATGATGATAATATTTCTGGagaatgtggggtaggtgcaacataagacaaaaacatttaaatgatttgagtgagaggtctaactggtgtttccaagtggtcacacacctctccaaagtgtgcacagttcctaagtcattcCAATGCACTTTCATGACTCTAAGAAGAGTCtacaattaaatgttttatttttttttttatagctctgctagctgtgccgttgaggaactagagcaagcataGTTGTAGTTGTTTaatttggaacacaaccctgcgtccctgccatcacacaattactgttgttgtttacgcaatcctAAAACGGGCCGTTCTAAACCTCAACCTGGGTCAGGTGAGCATGATTTAAAAgtgtgttctattgccaacatgataAAATATGCTCTTACAGTGTTACGGCTTTCACAAGGCAATACAGAGAAACAGAATTGTGGTGCGCATTGAAAGGAGTGctcttcaaaatgaacaaacaggctcattctgttcaggacaacccagggtatgatgaTATGCCATCTTagaactgtacatcaaacatagtgatcataaatgttgacataGCATATGACAAGAGTTTTATGATTTGgagatgtgaagtgcacatttggactcacagaTGTTTGACTTGCTTGTTTGACATCAAGCGgtgtttattataatcctcaacgtctcgtctttcaaaatacattgagTCCTCATCATTTATTTCCTCCACTCAGACAACCAAAAAGGTGCTAAAGTTGCCCAATTACCAGGAAGGATGGGGGTAACTTCTTGTCACACGCGGTGCTCGAGTTCAGAACGGCTGTCGTCAAAACCCAGTCAGAGCTGTGAAGAGCGGAGCCTGAGCTGTTCATTTCTATTAGAAGCTTGCAGTTTGTATTCATCCTGCATAACACTGGTTGAAAAATAGAAATCCCAGGGCCAGAATCTCATTGTTGTCCAACGGACCTTCTAATGTGTTGTTTGGGTTGCTTTGGTAATACTTTGATAACTGGAGTGTTTTTCAAGTATTTGTGTGGTGAATGGGTATGAAGGGAGGGATAAAACCTTTTTTTTAATATATGTATACTAAAGGTTTCATGTCTTGATAGGAGAACTGTAACACATAAATGTTATCAAACAGAGCTGCTTCAGTATTAGATTTCTTAGATACTCTTTACATGAACTCTCTGTCATAGggcgtaataataataatatacactgagtgtacaaaacattaggaacaccggctctttccatgacatagagtagtctgaccaggtgaatccagatgaaagcctTATTGATGTCaaatgttaaatccacttcaatcagtgtagatgaaggggaggagacatgagacaactgagacatggattgtgtatgtgtgccattcagagggtgaatgggcaagacaaaagattgaagtgcctttgaacggggtatggtagtaggtgccaggcgagtgtgtcaagaactgcaacactgctgggtttttcccactcagcagtttcccgtgtgtatctagaatggtccaccacccaaaaacatccagccaacttgacacaaccatGGGAAGCataggagtcaacatgggccagcatcttgtagagtccatgctcagACGAATCgcggctgttctgagggcaaaaggggggtgcaactcaatacaaATATTTTGTGAACTCAGTGTACGTCTTTCATAATAATGATATCACAGTTGATACAAACTGATGTGATGTTTAGATCAAGTACAATATATCTGATTTGTCTTTATTTAACCTCTTTTGTCTGTGCGTCTCCAACAGATGGCACAGCGGAGAGCAAGCTCCACAGACTACTGAAGAAAAGAGATGGTAATGTGGATTATGGCTGTTTTTCATTAGAAACGTCTCACAGCTGagacgacacacacactgactacaCTGAGCCACACTACATCCACATGTCTGCGTCATACATGTCAGGAAAACAATTCACCTTtcacttgcttagttaaataaaggttaaatatatatatatattttttaataacttTATCGACGTATCCACCTCAGGCAGTAAACTTTTCACACTTGTCTAGCTTGGAATAGCCCTGCCAAGTTCAGACAGACCTCCATGGCACACAACACACGCAGTCCTCTGTGGGATGAGTGCCTGGATTGATAAGTGACAGTTTCAGATGATGATGGCTTTACGAGTCTTATTAATAATCTAAAAACACCCGTTGATATTTATAGAGTGGCGCTGATGCAGCCTTaggctcctctcctgtctgtcctggcTGCTGCTGGTCGGTCAGAACCACTCAATCTCTCAGTCACTGACAGGTCCCCTGCTCCCTACACACTTCCCCTGCCTTCTGTAGGCAAACAGGTGTGGTTATTGACTGCTTTACATCCGCACCTTGACCCTTAACCTCTCCCACCTGTATTTCCTTAGTGGGCGGAGGTACGAAGCCTGTGGGGGTGGCGGTGACCCCCTCCAAGGCCAAAGAGTTCCTGACCTCCCTACGGAGGTCCAAGAGGAACATCTGGGACCGCAGCAGGCCAGATGTGCAGCAATGGATCATGCAGTTTATGCACATGGGTTATGACGAGGCGGTAGGTGCACTGCACACTGCACCCTTCTGGACACTGGACTCTGCACACACAGATGCTTTACCAATTGGTCAGTAAAACATTCCTACAGTCCTTACAGTAATCTGATCTAGTAAACTACAACTGCATCATATACTATCATGTAttgtaaactgggtggtttgagccctgaatgctgattggctgacagccgtgttatatcagaccgtataccacaggtatgacaaaacatgtatttttactgctctaattacgttggtgaccagtttataataccaataaggcacctcggttGTTTGTGGTAtctgaccaatataccacggctaagggctgtatccaggcacgacGGAAGAACAGCCGTTAGCCGTggtgtattggccatataccacaccccctcatgccttattgcttaaatatacaatTCCATGGGATATTACAAATAACTGACTTACAGGAAGAATGTACAGCACAGTACAAGCACATTCCTATTATGTTCCTAGTTATGTTCCTTGTACCTTTAATCGAATCTGAATTAGTTCACTTTAATATGGTTATAGAAACTGACTATTTTTCCATCCTTGTATAAGTCACATGGTGGCATTTACAGGAATGATAGGTGAACATATGAAAAGGTCAGTCTTTGTGTTTGCTTCAGTCTCACACAGGCTGTACAGAGACATGACTTCCCGTCTACAGCAATGTCTTAGCAACACAACGCAACCACTCCGCCACTAGACAGTTCTattagaaagtgtgtgtgtgtgtgtgtgtgtgtgtgtgtgtgtgtgtgtgtgtgtgtgtgtgtgtgtgtgtgtgtgtgtgtgtgtaacctctctccactGTCCAGACAGCTCTATTATAAGGTGTGTGTTGATATTTTTTTATAGCAGTTAGCGAGGCTGTGTGATTGGGTTAATGTCGGTATCTGTGACACCTGTCTCCTAGCGGGCTCAGCAGCtgccccctgtgtgtgtgtgtgtgtgtatgtcagttcATCCCAGCTCCAACATCAGTCGATGAGGGACCATAATATTATTCTCACATCTGCGGCCATCGTCCAACAGTGGCAGACCTGTCCAAACCGTCTAGCCACATAAAGCCCCCTGACTTCAGAAATGCCCAATAGAAAACGTGTCAGTTAATTATTCAAGACGAACGTGAGGTTGCCCTCTAACGCCAGTCATACTACAACTCAGACACATTATCCCTTCCAAAACCTCATCTATACAAACATCTTTACACTACTTTAGGTTGATTTCCCACTGGGGTCATACATTGTATactctaccattcaaaagtttggggtcacttagaaatgtccttgtttttgaatgaaaagcacgtttttttgtcctttaaaataacatcaaattgatcagaaatacagtgtagacattgttaatgttgtaaatgactattgtagctggaaacagcagattttctatggaatatctacTACATAcagtaggcgtacagaggcccattatcagcaaccatcactcctgtgttccaatgacacgttgtgttagctaatccaagtttcttttttaaaggctaattaatcattagaaaacccttttgcaattatgttagcacagctgaaaactgttgtagtgattaaagaagcaataaaactggccatctttagactagttgagtatctggagcatcagcaatttgtgggttcgattacaggctcaaaatggctagaacaAAGtaatttcttctgaaactcgtcagtctattcttgttctgagaaatgaaggctattccatgtgagaaattgccaagaaactgaagatctcgtacaacgctgtgtactactcctttcacagaacagcgcaaactggctcaaaccagaatagaaagaagaatgggaggccccggtgcacaactgagcaagaggacaagtacattagtgtctagtttgagaaacagacgactcacaagtcctcaactggcagcttcattaaatagtacccacaaaacatcagtctcaacgtcaagaggcgactccgggatgctggccttctaggcagagttgcaaagaaaaagccatatctcagacggccaataaaaataaaagattaagatgggcaaaagaacacagacactggacagaggaactctgcttagaaggccagcatcccagagtcaccgcttcactgttgacgttgagtactatttaatgaagctgccagttgaggacttgtgaggcgtctagcacaacgtgccattggaacacaggagtgatggttgctgataatgggcctctgtatgcctatgtagatattccataaagaatatgctgtttccagctacaatagtcatttacaacactaacaacgtctacactgtatttctgatcaatttgatgttattttaatggataaaaCATGTGCTGTTCTTTCAACAACAAGAATATgtccaagtgaccccaaacttttgaacggtagtatatatatatacactaccgttcaaaagtatatatatatatatgtatatatatatatatatataaaaatgcacTCATTGTACTGCAAGTCTTTGGATCAAAGCATCTGCTATGATATTATTTCATTGTATCTCCAGTTGTCCTTGAGATGGATCTCTCCATCTGCAGCtgtcacaaatacacacactaccTCTTCTAACACCTTGTCTATTCACTCTCATTCAAACATGTTCACGAGTCTTCTAGCTTGATTTCATTAACATTTAATCTCTTGTTGTCCATCCCACAGAGGCTTGAGACTGACCTGTCCTACTGGATGGACCTGGCCCGGTCGTCAGACCAAGGTCGCCAGCACCATTATGACGAGAATGCCCCCATCGGGCCCCAGGACCCCGGTTCCTACAGACACGGCGCCAATGTCAATTATG
The Salmo salar chromosome ssa16, Ssal_v3.1, whole genome shotgun sequence DNA segment above includes these coding regions:
- the LOC106574445 gene encoding augurin-B-like isoform X1, giving the protein MFVLWACGETPAFTAPDSLPASSTHCFPRLRETSGTETETMAFHTLCLQALLLTAFLSYCAHSDGTAESKLHRLLKKRDVGGGTKPVGVAVTPSKAKEFLTSLRRSKRNIWDRSRPDVQQWIMQFMHMGYDEARLETDLSYWMDLARSSDQGRQHHYDENAPIGPQDPGSYRHGANVNYDYY
- the LOC106574445 gene encoding augurin-B-like isoform X2 is translated as MFVLWACGETPAFTAPDSLPASSTHCFPRLRETSGTETETMAFHTLCLQALLLTAFLSYCAHSDGTAESKLHRLLKKRDVGGGTKPVGVAVTPSKAKEFLTSLRRSKRNIWDRSRPDVQQWIMQFMHMGYDEAVGALHTAPFWTLDSAHTDALPIEA